From the Scatophagus argus isolate fScaArg1 chromosome 21, fScaArg1.pri, whole genome shotgun sequence genome, one window contains:
- the gjz1 gene encoding uncharacterized protein gjz1, with protein MAALVTGLIPILRTAVDATTTYKCRTLWFGLLCVRLVVLFLAQLPFTKLDTDFTCNFTGNSICTKACFNDHFHKPMMMAWNFIFVLAVLSVLLMEMFTSHLRSLAQKRSSQVATDAELEARGKEDGPLASTDPKGRMVLDLHRDRRTVALYLFSICLRILVETWFVYILLCWNLPALNSGRYECTTAVCPKSAKIACVVRAAPEKRMSIYALASISGVIIVSSVLFCVYSIAHYLCNF; from the coding sequence ATGGCAGCCTTAGTAACGGGCCTCATCCCCATCCTGCGCACGGCGGTGGATGCTACCACCACCTACAAGTGCCGCACACTGTGGTTTGGCTTGCTTTGCGTCCGCCTGGTGGTCCTCTTCCTGGCTCAGCTGCCCTTCACCAAACTGGACACGGATTTCACCTGCAACTTCACCGGGAACAGCATCTGCACCAAAGCCTGTTTTAATGATCACTTCCACAAACCCATGATGATGGCCTGGAACTTCATCTTTGTTCTGGCcgtcctctctgtcctgctcaTGGAGATGTTCACCTCCCATCTGCGCTCACTGGCCCAGAAGAGGAGCTCTCAGGTAGCGACTGATGCAGAGCTCGAGGCTCGGGGAAAGGAGGATGGTCCTTTAGCCTCCACAGACCCCAAGGGCAGAATGGTCCTAGATCTCCACAGAGACAGACGCACAGTCGCTTTATACCTGTTCAGCATCTGTCTGCGAATTCTGGTCGAAACCTGGTTTGTGTATATTCTGCTCTGTTGGAACCTGCCAGCACTGAACAGCGGGAGGTACGAATGCACTACAGCCGTCTGTCCAAAGTCGGCTAAAATTGCTTGTGTTGTGAGGGCCGCCCCAGAGAAACGCATGTCTATTTACGCTTTGGCTTCCATCTCAGGCGTGATTATTGTTAGTTCAGtcttattttgtgtgtattccATTGCTCACTACCTTTGCAACttttaa